The following are encoded in a window of Pecten maximus chromosome 17, xPecMax1.1, whole genome shotgun sequence genomic DNA:
- the LOC117315911 gene encoding interferon-induced helicase C domain-containing protein 1-like: protein MATEKEKKKPLAELFSDKSLNVELPMRIGAGWKELLIYLDLSSVDIYHISHDNQVLKEKIGEGLMRWNSKRGHKPELERAIELTGALKASEMTMLADELDDEYCLGESQFDEIAPGMTEDTTELPVDTKETPELADTGLDSNGDIMLRDYQREIAEDGLRGDNSIIWAGTGSGKTRVAVYIMKNHLDNTSNGKIAFFTTTLTLLDQQYEVICKLLPKYKNHVITFSGRNQANENFSEIVNNCRVCVITPMFLDNYLRDDALSLDVFSMLVLDECHHTRKKNSYNQIMARYRKLYIDGGKSPQIIGLTASVGTERARDVKDAEKSIIELMARMNVTKIATPKVHVEEYKTYVPDPIKHTEEMKDRHDDRIGFTIQRAMEQLERWLLGKLFDLDTGAVHALLKEKPDTQRMKPQYQTWLSRLQMALPLSKQLAPDMKHRAIVITDHLTMYQDALCCNYILCMRDVLTQLNLSSLKYQIFDGGEHNDVVLCSASDVTAKEVSAEKDNRAVTIVSLYKDVIKELESHSKNPIYENPNIIRLQKMVDDNFTEKGKDSIFMVFVETKASATAVSKYLTEKSSFARCEHLISSRSTSGDNEKQSQADHGRVIKRLLSKQINGVVATQVAEEGLDIPACNLVIRYNNTRNEISTVQVAGRSRAKQGTVTDFANTEKRRQEDMNVIRLTLMNDALSNILVKSDTDLQLEVRQRMRTITAAEAEEAHAKELHQQSKTEGNFTLRCGKCQETAVRSCDIRCYNGSQYVVIDKEYYYEDHMSS, encoded by the exons ATGGCGACGGAGAAAGAGAAGAAGAAACCAT TGGCTGAGTTATTCTCAGACAAATCACTTAACGTTGAATTACCAATGAGGATAGGAGCAGGATGGAAGGAGTTATTAATATATTTGGACCTGAGTAGTGTCGACATATACCATATCAGCCATGATAATCAAGTTTTGAAGGAGAAAATAGGGGAAGGCTTGATGAGGTGGAACAGTAAAAGAGGTCATAAGCCCGAACTGGAAAGGGCAATTGAACTGACTGGAGCTCTGAAAGCTTCTGAAATGACAATGCTAGCAGATGAACTAGATGATGAGTACTGTTTAGGAG AATCCCAGTTTGATGAGATTGCCCCAGGCATGACAGAGGACACGACAGAACTACCGGTCGACACAAAAGAAACCCCTG AACTCGCCGACACTGGACTCGATAGTAATGGTGACATAATGTTGCGTGATTATCAAAGAGAAATAGCAGAAGACGgtctaaggggagataattctatTATTTGGGCTGGAACAGGATCAGGGAAGACCAGGGTGGCCGTGTACATAATGAAGAACCATTTGGACAACACATCGAACG GGAAGATTGCTTTTTTCACCACGACGTTGACGCTACTGGACCAACAGTACGAAGTGATATGTAAACTTCTACCTAAGTACAAG AACCACGTTATCACGTTCAGCGGACGGAATCAAGCGAATGAGAACTTTTCTGAGATTGTCAATAATTGTCGAGTTTGTGTCATCACTCCGATGTTCCTTGATAACTACCTGAGAGATGACGCCTTGTCCCTGGATGTATTTTCAATGCTTGTGTTGGACGAGTGTCATCACACACGAAAAAAAAACTCTTACAACCAGATAATGGCACGTTATCGAAAATTATACATAGACGGCGGCAAATCCCCACAG ATTATTGGACTGACAGCGTCTGTTGGGACTGAGCGGGCGCGAGATGTGAAGGATGCAGAGAAAAGTATCATCGAACTTATGGCGCGAATGAATGTAACTAAGATCGCTACTCCAAAGGTCCACGTAGAGGAATACAAGACATATGTTCCGGATCCTATTAAAC ATACTGAGGAGATGAAAGACCGGCATGATGACCGAATAGGATTCACCATACAGCGTGCTATGGAACAGCTTGAAAGATGGCTCCTCGGCAAAT TGTTTGATCTGGACACCGGGGCTGTACACGCGCTGTTGAAGGAAAAGCCTGATACACAGAGGATGAAGCCGCAATACCAAACCTGGCTATCCCGCCTACAGATGGCGCTCCCTCTCAGTAAACAACTAGCCCCCGACATGAAACACCGGGCCATTGTAATAACCGACCATTTgact ATGTACCAGGACGCCCTTTGTTGTAACTACATTCTCTGTATGAGGGATGTTTTGACACAACTTAACCTCTCGTCATTGAAGTACCAAATTTTTGACGGAGGTGAACACAATGATGTAGTCCTATGTAGCGCAAGTGACGTCACTGCAAAAGAAGTCAGTGCGGAAAAGGACAATAGAGCTGTAACGATTGTCAGTTTGTACAAAG ATGTCATTAAGGAACTGGAAAGCCATTCAAAGAACCCGATTTACGAGAATCCAAACATTATTCGTCTTCAGAAGATGGTAGATGACAACTTTACAGAGAAAGGAAAGGATTCAATATTCATGGTGTTTGTCGAAACAAAAGCATCTGCAACAGCCGTTTCAAAATATCTTACAGAAAAGTCCTCCTTCGCGAGATGTGAACACCTGATAAGTTCTCGTTCAACATCGGGAGACAATGAAA AACAATCTCAAGCCGACCATGGCAGAGTAATCAAGCGACTCCTATCTAAACAGATAAATGGTGTGGTAGCGACACAGGTGGCCGAGGAGGGATTAGACATACCCGCCTGTAACTTGGTCATTCGTTATAACAATACTAGAAACGAGATATCCACAGTACAGGTTGCAG GAAGGAGCAGAGCGAAACAGGGGACAGTCACAGACTTCGCAAATACAGAGAAGCGCAGACAAGAGGACATGAACGTAATACGATTGACACTGATGAATGACGCCTTGAGCAACATCCTAGTGAAATCAGACACCGATCTCCAGCTTGAGGTTAGACAGCGCATGCGCACTATCACTGCTGCAGAGGCTGAAGAGGCACACGCGAAGGAGCTTCATCAACAAAGTAAGACTGAGGGCAACTTTACTCTGCGGTGCGGGAAATGCCAGGAGACAGCAGTGCGTAGCTGTGACATACGATGTTACAACGGATCCCAATATGTAGTCATAGATAAGGAGTACTACTACGAAGATCATATGTCATCGTAA
- the LOC117315690 gene encoding uncharacterized protein LOC117315690 encodes MCIFGHIVEFLIAHWIFFCEMGVISLVTAIKNSFGVFALPSCMPVDSCHRTLTTNMPKRKPATGGSTNPTARKRKQSNMQSPAPPSGTVDVASSIVSSSVLPQSVAPPSVGPQNMVPSTVGPPIAAPTAIGPPSQTLNIVDLAAMVSKTVTEAVLTALQTANNSSAGSMSLGHQPAQPQQQHNSSGTVTVSVPSAALGAPDQVQATDSRVPEECSLDECPPNNSAAKVSATDLSRGIEELLSSSLAPSSKATYSKAWSTFVSFAASSGFKPDSVSVDSSHIALFISELHSRKFAPKTISTYVSAVAYVHKLLHNQDPTDSFLVKKLICGAHRIAPSSDTRLPFDNVLVDKMVSGLEFVTKTPFELVLFRAMFLFAFNAFARIGEIAKTGNQHNLVQFQNVHVSSSSSMTQEVVVNFYEFKHNTDKKRHTVSFSHGPTQYSAVTALTDYLVYRGQSHGPLFRYLNEKSVTRQHFDKILHAVLNYCNIDSRFYKGHSFRLGAASYAALHLHYSDAKIRTLGRWNSNAFKKYIRLPHAE; translated from the exons ACACTGACCACCAATATGCCTAAACGGAAACCGGCAACTGGTGGGTCTACCAACCCCACTGCCAGGAAACGGAAGCAATCAAACATGCAAAGCCCTGCCCCTCCCTCTGGTACCGTCGACGTCGCATCCAGCATTGTGTCATCCAGCGTTTTGCCGCAAAGTGTTGCCCCACCCAGCGTGGGACCCCAAAATATGGTGCCATCCACTGTTGGACCACCTATTGCTGCGCCAACTGCCATTGGACCACCCAGCCAGACATTAAATATTGTAGATCTAGCTGCGATGGTATCAAAAACTGTCACAGAAGCAGTGTTGACAGCGCTGCAGACAGCAAATAATTCTTCAGCCGGCAGTATGTCCTTAGGACATCAACCTGCACAGCCACAACAGCAACATAACTCTTCTGGGACAGTGACTGTTAGTGTTCCTTCGGCAGCCTTAGGTGCGCCAGACCAGGTACAGGCAACAG ATAGCAGAGTTCCGGAAGAATGCTCCTTGGATGAATGCCCTCCCAACAACAGTGCCGCCAAGGTATCTGCCACAGACCTTTCTCGAGGAATTGAAGAACTTTTAAGTTCATCCCTTGCACCCTCAAGCAAGGCAACATACTCAAAAGCTTGGTCAACATTCGTTTCTTTTGCTGCCAGCTCAGGCTTTAAGCCGGACAGTGTTTCTGTTGATTCATCCCATATAGCTCTTTTCATTTCTGAGCTACATTCCAGGAAATTTGCACCAAAAACCATTTCCACATATGTATCAGCGGTTGCATATGTCCATAAATTGCTCCATAACCAGGATCCAACTGACTCTTTTTTAGTTAAGAAGTTGATTTGTGGAGCACACCGTATTGCTCCATCTAGTGATACCAGATTGCCATTTGATAATGTCCTGGTGGACAAAATGGTGAGCGGTTTGGAATTTGTGACCAAAACGCCGTTTGAATTGGTTCTTTTCCGTGCCATGTTTTTATTTGCTTTTAATGCATTTGCAAGAATTGGTGAAATTGCCAAAACAGGAAATCAACATAATCTTGTACAGTTTCAGAATGTACATGTCAGTTCCTCTTCCAGTATGACTCAAGAGGTGGTTGTGAATTTCTACGAGTTCAAACACAACACTGACAAAAAGCGGCACACCGTCAGTTTCAGTCATGGGCCTACACAGTATTCAGCTGTCACCGCATTGACAGATTATCTTGTCTATAGAGGTCAATCGCACGGTCCTCTCTTTcgatatttaaatgaaaaatctGTAACACGACAgcattttgacaaaattttgcATGCGGTTCTCAATTATTGCAACATAGATTCCCGGTTTTATAAAGGACACAGTTTTCGGCTTGGGGCAGCTTCCTATGCCGCCCTGCACCTCCATTACTCTGATGCTAAAATCCGCACTCTTGGCCGTTGGAATAGCAATGCTTTCAAAAAATACATTCGTTTGCCCCATGCAGAGTAA